In the genome of Candidatus Cloacimonadota bacterium, the window TGCCCTGAAGGGAGAGCTTCTGGGCAATTGGGACACGCTGGTGGGCCAGGTGAGGCAAAAAGCCACGGACAACCTGCGCGACCGGAGTTCCATCACCAGTTCGCTCTTCATCCTGGGCATGCAGGCGGTGATCCACAAGCTGCACAAATACTTCTCCGCCCGGGCATAGGAGGCAGGCATGAACTATGTTTACATCGGCCTTTTCGCCGTGTTTGGCATTGCCATAGCCGCGCTCTATTACCTTCTGTTCCGGGAGATCAGGGACAACCGGGAGAGCGCGCGGCATTACCACAGCCAATCCAGCCGGCCCAGCCATTCGGTTGCCTATCCCTCGGATGTTGGCAAGATCCCCAATATCATCTGGAGGCTGGACGACCTTCAGCGCCAGGTGGACAACCTGACTGAAGCCAAAGACCGGGGACGGGGCGGCGGGATGGGTGTTCAGAACTCCTGGCATAAGGAGCGGATATCGGAACCCGAGCCCCAGATAAAGCCGGCGGATCCACCCCAGCCGGCACCCAGACACGAAGAACCCCGCGACGATAGGATCTGGGCACGCAAGACCAACGAGGGGAACATGCGGCTGGAGGAAACCGAGGGGCCCACGGAACTCTATCTTCAGAAGCTGGGAGGCAGATTCCTGCTGCACTTCCAAAACCTCAATCCCGGCAATTTGGCCAATATGATGATGCTCTACGGGGACATCCTGGGTTTTCCCGCGGGGTTCGACACCGCGTCCAGAGTCAGCCTGGATCAGCCCCCCGAATATGAGAGGCAGGGCGCGCATTACGTTTTCAAACGCAAAGGGAAAGTTTCTGTAACACCATAATGAGCAAGGAGCGAATTCATGAATATTGAGGGCAATCCTCTGATGGTAGTGCTGATCGTAATAATCGTGCTGTTCGTGATCGGCGAAATAGCCTTCACGCTGAACAGGGCAAGAAAAGCCAGAAAAAAAATCCTTGAGCAGACCAAAACTGTGGCTTTTCTGGGCAGTGTTTTGGCAAAAAAGGATGAAAACGAGGTCTTGGGATTGGCGCCCCAGTTCCGGCAACACGCTGCCGCAGATTATCTGGCTGCCTGCGCGGGCAACGGACAGATGGTGTACTCCGAGGATTTCATGCAACTGCTTTCCCTGGAAACGAACAGGGCGTTCGGCTCCATCAATTCCACGGCCAACACCCTGCCCATAATCGGTTTGATGGGTACTTTCCTGGGCATCATCCTGGGTATCCTGCCCTTCTTCAAAAAGGGTGGAACCACCATGGACTCCGAGGCCATCCAGTCCCTGATCACCTCCGCGGGTCTGGCTTTCAGCAGCAGCTTCATGGCCCTGGCCTGTGCCACCTGGCTGAAGTTCGCTGCCAATAGGTGGAAAAAGCAGGCCGACGCGAATCTTGAATTCACTCAGAGAAAGCTCTTGGTGGACTATTTGCCCGCCACCACCGGCACACACACGGATGATATCTTCTCCAAATCCGTGATCCGGCTTCGGAATACCATCCACGGCTTCGCGGCCAGTTTCGAGGGGGTTTCCAAAGGTTTCATCGCGGAGTTCCAACCCCTGGTGGAAGGCCAGAGAAAGACCAACGAAGAAACCTTGAAACACATCAACCTGATCGCCGGCAAACTGGAGGAAAACACGGCCAGCCTCAGGCAGGTCTCGGAGCAGCAGGGGGCCCAGGTGAACGTGATCTCCGATGTTTCCGCCAAACTCACCCAAGCCAGCGACGCGCTCCAGGCCAGCATGCAGTTGGCCAGCGAAAACCTGAAGAACTTCGTGGCCCTGGGCGAGAACATGCAAGCGGAGATAGGCAGCATGCACAAACCCCTTCAGGAGATCCTGGGCGGACAAAGCAGCGTGGTGACCACCATGAACAAGCTCTTCACCGACGTTGGCAACTATTATCTGGCGGTGCAGGGCTACACCGAGTCCCTGAATTCCAAGCTGGACCAGTTCAGCGCGGTGGGGGACAAGGTGTACGAGGTACGGCAGGATTTTGGCATCTTCTCCCAAAACCTGAGGGAAACCCTGGACAGCATCACCTCCGAAGCCCGATCCCTGCAGCAGGATATCAAGCTCAGTTTCGGGGATTATGACCGCAACCTGAAAACCCTCTTCACCGACGTGGTCGAAAACAGGCGGGACGTCCACATTGCCTATTATGACCCCGCCCTGATGAAACAGGTGGAGCAACTGAGCACCGCCAACCAAAAACTGCTGGAACAGCTGGAAAAATACCTGGGGACCGTGGACCGTTCCACCGGCACCCTGGTGAACATCATCAACTCCCTCAGAGGCTGGGGGATCTACCGGGTGAAAAAAGAGAAAAAGGATAACAAGGACCGGGGAAAATGACCTCCGCGACTAACGAAGAGCTGAATTACTGGCCCAGTTTTGTGGATATTTTCGCCTCACTGTTCTTCATCTTCCTGATCCTGTTCTCGGTGTACTACGTGTCTCTGTTCAAAAGCTCCGAGGCAGACCAGAGGGATGTCGAGGACCTCTTGAAATTTACCTCGCAGAACGCGTCCGTAACCCTGGACACGCTGAGCATGACCTTCCAGATCCCGGCGGACATTGTATTCGGCCTTAACGGCTACAAGCTTTCTGCCAAGGGAAAAACCATAGCCAGTGACCTGGGCAGGATGTTCGGAGAATACATGGGGCAGAAAGCCTACGCGGGGGATGGGCAGACCGATGAAATATTCCGTTATAAAAAATACTCAGTGATCATTGAGGGACATACCGACACAAGCGGATTGCCATCAACCAACAATCCCCTCTCTCTGAACCGGGCCAACAGCCTGATCAAGGCCATGAAAGCCAACATACCTGCCGCCATCAGGGACAGCATCGCATTCATCCCGGTGGGCTACGGGGAATTGTATCCCAAGATTGAACCAAAGCGGGATAATTATCCGTGTCAAGGCAACCGGCGGGTGGAAATCAAGGTGCTGGCCAAATTCGACAAGACCATTAAAAGCCTCTGGGATAAGAACAATAAACCGAAATAATTTCTGTAAGCGGAACTCCAAAGGTTGGTTCGCGGCCGCTCCGCCACTCCGCTGCTGTTTGATGATGCTGTTATGTGCCGCTTTGCTGTGCGGAGGCTATGCCTGCAAAGAAAGCGAGTGGCACAAAGCCAAGCGTTTGGGGCTGGATCGCGGAATTGAGGGCTCGGAACGAGAATCCCCCCGGCTTGGGGAATTCAGTTTTGCGGACACCCTGTTGGCCCACGAAGGCAGCTTTGGCCCCAACTTTCCAGACAATGGGCCTTTGATCATCGCAGATGCGCTGCCGTCCGGACCTCTCGCGATGGAAGGCTCGTGGACGGTTGTGGATGTTTATGATGGAGACACGATAACGATATCCAACAGCTATGGAGAGCTCAAGGTGCGCCTGTTGGGCTATGATACGCCGGAAATGCGGGACGCGGATCCATACTACAAGGAAATGGCGACGGAAGCCAGGGACTTTCTGAGGTCACTTATCATTGGCCAGTCAGTGCGCCTGAGACTGGACAAAAACAACGCCCGAAGAGATCACTTGGACAGATATGGCCGCACTCTCGCCTATGTTTACAGGGAGTATGACAAATTATACGTGAACGCCCAGATGATGCGGATGGGTTACAGCCGGGAATACGAGAAATTCGCCTTTGAGGACTTGAGATATTTTCGCACTCTGGCGGCTGAGGCGCAGAAAGAGTGCCGAGGCCTCTGGGCATACTGAATGAGCCATGTGGGTTCCCAGGGGGGGGGGCGGATCCTTGATTCCTTTAACAATAAATAAGCATCTCCACTTTAAGCTGTTTAATTATTAAATACTTGCATCTCAACGAGTTGGCTAATAATTAAACAGAATTCGCCTCCATTGTATGGAAAAACTGGGGGGGGTACGCCCCCCCCTTGCTTCAGCAACCAGATCAAATTGATCATGTTTCCTGTCAGTTCCTGTCCTTCATGATGCTTGAGTCCACAACGTAGATTCTGACTGGTTTTTTGAACACAGTTGATGATTCAACCGTGAGCGCCTCCCTGTCTATCAGGGAGTCTATACATTCCTTGAACTCACGCTTTTTCATGTGGGACATGTTCATCAGGTCGGAATGCCTGGCCTTTCCATTGTACTTGTTCACCAGCAGTTCGACCAGTTTCCGTTCTCCGGACAGCTTATCCTGTTCGCTCACGATCTCCAGGAAGGGGATGGTGTTGGCGAAGTAGAAATCACAGAGGTAGAGGCATTGGGCGGCGGTTTCCTCAGAGACGCGGATGCCTTCGAAGAAGTGTTCGCAGCAGCCACGCTGGATGGCCTCACCTAGCTCCTCCCAGATTTCCACCAGGGTGAAGATGGCGCAGAACTTGTAGAAATAGCCGTCATAGATGCGGGTGAAGTAGCTCATGAGGTCGTCGTTGTTTTTGGCGAACCAGGTCTTGTACTGGGCCTTGTAGAGCGAATCCCGCAAAGCGACGGCCTCATCGGACATTCTGATCCTGTGGGAGCCGGGGATGGCGCGGAAGTGTTTGAACATGCCTTCGTAAATGGCCAAACGTTCCTCCAGGTCCTCGCCTTCCTTGGTATCGAGGTCGATGTCCTCGAGGTTGATGTCGCGCACCACGAAGTAGATGAAGCGCTGGAGGAAACCGCCGAGTTGGTCGGAGTTTTCGCGGATGTTGCGATACATCCAGGCTTCGGTGGTGGCGGTGGAGATATTCAGGGCGGGTTTTTTTATCCTTTCAGTCTTGGTCTGGTTGCTCACGGTCTTCGAAACGCCGTCGTAGAGCTCCGTGATTGTCTGTTTATAGCCGGAATTGAAGTGTTTGTTCATTTCGGCCAGCCAGGCGGAGAGCTCGTGGTGGATGAAGAGCCGGGTGCCGTTCAGGGACAGCATTGAGAGCATCTTGGAGTAGGTGACGTTGGAGAGCAGCTGCGTTTCCGCCTCGTACACGTCCAGGGGCATGTCCTCGTAGAGTTCCTCG includes:
- a CDS encoding thermonuclease family protein, which gives rise to MMLLCAALLCGGYACKESEWHKAKRLGLDRGIEGSERESPRLGEFSFADTLLAHEGSFGPNFPDNGPLIIADALPSGPLAMEGSWTVVDVYDGDTITISNSYGELKVRLLGYDTPEMRDADPYYKEMATEARDFLRSLIIGQSVRLRLDKNNARRDHLDRYGRTLAYVYREYDKLYVNAQMMRMGYSREYEKFAFEDLRYFRTLAAEAQKECRGLWAY
- a CDS encoding DUF3987 domain-containing protein, coding for MRRELIELFGKKPSVSLNLDKVPLLLRDYIKLTSKSTDCHPGLLISAWLPHIAVNLGNRVFMLSNSNRIYPNIWSCLLGPSSISRKTTAITYAGYTIKPHEELYEDMPLDVYEAETQLLSNVTYSKMLSMLSLNGTRLFIHHELSAWLAEMNKHFNSGYKQTITELYDGVSKTVSNQTKTERIKKPALNISTATTEAWMYRNIRENSDQLGGFLQRFIYFVVRDINLEDIDLDTKEGEDLEERLAIYEGMFKHFRAIPGSHRIRMSDEAVALRDSLYKAQYKTWFAKNNDDLMSYFTRIYDGYFYKFCAIFTLVEIWEELGEAIQRGCCEHFFEGIRVSEETAAQCLYLCDFYFANTIPFLEIVSEQDKLSGERKLVELLVNKYNGKARHSDLMNMSHMKKREFKECIDSLIDREALTVESSTVFKKPVRIYVVDSSIMKDRN